In one window of Geotrypetes seraphini chromosome 3, aGeoSer1.1, whole genome shotgun sequence DNA:
- the SERTAD4 gene encoding SERTA domain-containing protein 4 isoform X1, whose product MTLVLSMNRFCDPIVSEGAAEIPEYQNLWESECYPASLPQRRTDSRAWTSLPDSHYRGISNPVTTSKITYFKRKYVEEDFHPPLNSCTHKTISIFEERAHVLYLSLEKLKFIDDPEVFLRRSVLINNLMKRIHGEIIMQNNWCFSACALGGASAQEWFMTPNCPYRKRFRMAKEECSFHTCCFYQECSSQYLNVPLSLNANGGNPSSSSSSSNFSSMPGCSQQLDDGLSSDAVYQNSDQIAAREIFINNARSQNQERTPPKDGTAVNETGEGGSIIDCELTKEDHAFECKGKCNGYSVTGSSEKSCRSESWKKSLKKKEFFPNNKLCCSKGSKI is encoded by the exons ATGACACTGGTCCTGTCCATGAATAGATTTTGTGACCCCATTGTTTCGGAAGGAGCTGCGGAGATCCCTGAATACCAGAACCTCTGGGAGTCTGAGTGTTACCCTGCTTCGCTCCCTCAGCGGCGCACAGACAGCAGAGCCTGGACCTCCCTGCCAG ACTCGCATTACAGGGGAATTTCGAATCCAGTAACGACCTCCAAGATCACGTACTTTAAAAGGAAATATGTAGAAGAGGATTTTCACCCACCGCTCAACAGCTGCACTCATAAA ACCATCTCCATATTTGAAGAGCGGGCCCATGTACTTTATCTGTCTCTGGAAAAACTAAAATTTATTGATGACCCCGAAGTATTCCTACGAAGATCTGTCCTCATAAACAATTTGATGAAAAGGATCCATGGAGAAATTATAATGCAGAATAACTGGTGCTTTTCGGCTTGCGCTTTGGGAGGAGCTTCAGCTCAGGAGTGGTTCATGACGCCAAACTGTCCTTATAGGAAACGTTTTCGGATGGCAAAAGAAGAGTGTAGTTTTCACACCTGTTGCTTTTATCAAGAATGTAGCAGTCAGTACTTGAACGTACCCTTATCTCTTAATGCTAATGGGGGAAATCCGTCttcatcttcctcctcttccaACTTTTCATCCATGCCAGGTTGCTCACAGCAGCTGGATGATGGCTTGAGTAGTGATGCCGTTTATCAAAACAGTGACCAGATAGCAGCACGTGAGATATTCATTAATAATGCCAGATCACAAAATCAGGAAAGAACACCACCAAAGGATGGGACTGCAGTTAATGAAACGGGAGAAGGTGGCAGCATTATAGACTGTGAGCTTACAAAGGAGGACCATGCTTTTGAATGTAAAGGCAAATGTAATGGTTATTCAGTGACTGGAAGCAGTGAAAAGAGCTGCAGAAGCGAATCCTGGAAAAAGTCCTTAAAGAAGAAAGAATTCTTTCCAAATAACAAACTGTGCTGCAGCAAAGGAAGCAAAATATGA
- the SERTAD4 gene encoding SERTA domain-containing protein 4 isoform X2, whose protein sequence is MTKSALLQSFPSYSHYRGISNPVTTSKITYFKRKYVEEDFHPPLNSCTHKTISIFEERAHVLYLSLEKLKFIDDPEVFLRRSVLINNLMKRIHGEIIMQNNWCFSACALGGASAQEWFMTPNCPYRKRFRMAKEECSFHTCCFYQECSSQYLNVPLSLNANGGNPSSSSSSSNFSSMPGCSQQLDDGLSSDAVYQNSDQIAAREIFINNARSQNQERTPPKDGTAVNETGEGGSIIDCELTKEDHAFECKGKCNGYSVTGSSEKSCRSESWKKSLKKKEFFPNNKLCCSKGSKI, encoded by the exons ATGACCAAGTCAGCTCTTTTGCAGAGTTTCCCATCCT ACTCGCATTACAGGGGAATTTCGAATCCAGTAACGACCTCCAAGATCACGTACTTTAAAAGGAAATATGTAGAAGAGGATTTTCACCCACCGCTCAACAGCTGCACTCATAAA ACCATCTCCATATTTGAAGAGCGGGCCCATGTACTTTATCTGTCTCTGGAAAAACTAAAATTTATTGATGACCCCGAAGTATTCCTACGAAGATCTGTCCTCATAAACAATTTGATGAAAAGGATCCATGGAGAAATTATAATGCAGAATAACTGGTGCTTTTCGGCTTGCGCTTTGGGAGGAGCTTCAGCTCAGGAGTGGTTCATGACGCCAAACTGTCCTTATAGGAAACGTTTTCGGATGGCAAAAGAAGAGTGTAGTTTTCACACCTGTTGCTTTTATCAAGAATGTAGCAGTCAGTACTTGAACGTACCCTTATCTCTTAATGCTAATGGGGGAAATCCGTCttcatcttcctcctcttccaACTTTTCATCCATGCCAGGTTGCTCACAGCAGCTGGATGATGGCTTGAGTAGTGATGCCGTTTATCAAAACAGTGACCAGATAGCAGCACGTGAGATATTCATTAATAATGCCAGATCACAAAATCAGGAAAGAACACCACCAAAGGATGGGACTGCAGTTAATGAAACGGGAGAAGGTGGCAGCATTATAGACTGTGAGCTTACAAAGGAGGACCATGCTTTTGAATGTAAAGGCAAATGTAATGGTTATTCAGTGACTGGAAGCAGTGAAAAGAGCTGCAGAAGCGAATCCTGGAAAAAGTCCTTAAAGAAGAAAGAATTCTTTCCAAATAACAAACTGTGCTGCAGCAAAGGAAGCAAAATATGA